One stretch of Leptospira mtsangambouensis DNA includes these proteins:
- a CDS encoding alginate export family protein → MYISKGYFYFLLLAVFLPLTVPKAEPTETQNSEGTVQTPKPYVSTMKEKGIDPEYNRHMFVEPELSKHSANSQQFWLNDVLRFGLYLRPRQESRYNLDFNASDKGYIDRTIQTSSIYFIFDPSPYVQAKVTLQDARVWGGESPASSGDIRANFFNNTADLYSKNQTNAVSLNQTGVREAFVTLNQLPLHSKLQVGRQIWAYGDQRMIGGGNWTVNGLSFDGARLMFNYENFKIHFLMARPYWTQSGTNGVVSANDPKLNSAATGTDTTLLGTYNSFTIPDWVTLDLYSLGVVRKWKKNPINPVTGLPESSNDDPQAMNRSKQNQNLITTGFRLTNRTKGNFLPEGKSWDFTWESAFQTGTSGRRIQDPYLKEYLPNEYDNSRTEREKYTGQMHVFQTGYTFFKKLRLGGQVLYASGDKNRADASVSTFQTLANPRFGVIPYFNSVAGISENINAQNLYSKSVSISYKTDSFGEFQVTYFQNDKAEKQDAWYAISGAANSTSSLGEKNPYPVSSDKGSTENYSNNSYSSPYALGKRIYTEVDLTWHGQINDFVSLWMGFGYLNAGDSVRNYRNSKIQYNTTTQSFEWNQNYLQGKNQLARDAYMAYAQINAAF, encoded by the coding sequence ATGTATATTTCAAAAGGTTATTTCTATTTTCTACTGTTAGCGGTTTTTTTGCCGCTAACAGTGCCAAAGGCTGAACCAACAGAAACACAAAATTCCGAAGGAACAGTTCAGACTCCCAAACCTTATGTTTCAACAATGAAAGAAAAAGGGATCGATCCTGAATACAATCGGCATATGTTTGTCGAACCAGAGTTGTCCAAACATTCCGCCAACTCGCAACAATTTTGGTTAAATGATGTATTACGATTTGGATTGTATTTAAGACCCAGACAAGAATCCAGATACAATTTGGATTTTAATGCCTCTGACAAAGGTTATATTGATAGAACCATCCAAACATCTTCCATTTATTTTATTTTTGACCCAAGTCCTTATGTTCAAGCTAAGGTAACACTCCAAGATGCTCGAGTTTGGGGAGGAGAATCCCCCGCATCCTCTGGAGACATCCGAGCTAATTTTTTTAACAATACTGCAGATCTTTATTCAAAGAACCAAACTAATGCAGTTTCTCTAAACCAAACAGGAGTTAGAGAAGCCTTTGTGACTCTCAACCAACTCCCCCTACATTCTAAATTACAAGTGGGAAGGCAAATTTGGGCTTATGGAGACCAACGGATGATTGGTGGAGGAAACTGGACAGTGAACGGCCTCTCTTTCGATGGCGCAAGACTCATGTTCAATTATGAGAATTTTAAAATCCACTTTTTAATGGCAAGGCCCTACTGGACACAAAGCGGAACCAACGGTGTAGTATCTGCCAATGATCCTAAACTCAACTCGGCAGCAACAGGAACAGATACAACACTTCTCGGAACCTATAATAGTTTTACCATTCCTGATTGGGTGACTTTGGATCTTTATAGTTTAGGAGTGGTTCGCAAATGGAAAAAAAATCCAATCAATCCTGTGACTGGTTTGCCTGAATCTTCGAATGATGATCCTCAAGCTATGAATCGAAGTAAACAAAACCAAAACCTTATCACAACAGGATTTCGTCTGACCAACAGAACCAAAGGAAATTTCCTTCCAGAAGGAAAATCTTGGGACTTCACTTGGGAATCCGCTTTCCAAACAGGAACCAGTGGCAGACGAATCCAAGACCCGTATTTAAAAGAATATCTGCCCAATGAATATGACAACTCGAGGACCGAAAGAGAAAAATATACAGGACAAATGCATGTGTTTCAAACCGGATATACTTTTTTCAAAAAACTACGGTTAGGTGGACAAGTTTTATACGCATCTGGTGACAAAAATAGAGCTGATGCGTCTGTATCCACTTTCCAAACACTGGCCAATCCAAGATTTGGAGTGATTCCCTATTTTAATAGTGTGGCTGGGATTTCAGAAAACATCAACGCACAAAATCTTTATTCAAAGTCAGTGAGTATCAGTTATAAAACCGATTCCTTTGGAGAATTCCAGGTCACTTACTTCCAGAATGATAAAGCAGAAAAACAAGATGCTTGGTATGCCATCAGCGGTGCTGCCAATTCCACAAGTTCTCTGGGTGAAAAAAATCCTTATCCAGTTTCTTCCGACAAAGGCAGTACAGAGAATTATTCTAATAATTCATACTCTTCTCCTTATGCCCTGGGAAAACGAATTTATACGGAAGTGGATTTGACTTGGCACGGACAAATTAACGATTTTGTTTCCTTATGGATGGGATTTGGGTATTTGAATGCGGGGGATTCGGTGCGTAATTATCGAAATAGCAAAATCCAATACAATACGACCACACAATCCTTTGAATGGAACCAAAACTACTTACAAGGCAAAAACCAACTGGCACGTGACGCCTATATGGCCTATGCCCAAATCAACGCTGCTTTTTAA
- a CDS encoding TetR/AcrR family transcriptional regulator, with protein sequence MLEASNKQRRIRNSLSREEIRNVSLLILKEEGLEGLSMRKIANRLGCSVASPYSYYESQIDLVQDLIKSGEDELLSMLKKASAEVETNSAFQQLAAIARAYFNFASNNRELHKVMFVTDYGGVHRKAFPQLPKSYRFFLETVRIGFESGEIPYPKNEYPAIARLMWSWMYGVIVLDMTGMLRKRKGSGNPIEEGISYFQKLLSKKEI encoded by the coding sequence ATGTTGGAAGCTTCAAACAAACAAAGACGGATTCGCAATAGCCTCTCGCGTGAGGAAATTAGAAACGTTTCCCTCCTAATTTTAAAGGAAGAAGGATTGGAAGGTCTTTCCATGCGAAAGATTGCCAACCGACTTGGTTGCAGTGTTGCCAGTCCTTATTCCTATTATGAAAGCCAAATTGACCTTGTCCAAGACTTGATCAAATCAGGTGAGGATGAGCTCCTCTCCATGTTAAAAAAGGCAAGTGCGGAAGTAGAAACTAACTCCGCCTTCCAACAATTAGCTGCCATTGCCCGTGCCTATTTTAATTTCGCAAGTAACAACCGAGAGTTACACAAAGTCATGTTTGTGACCGACTACGGCGGAGTACATAGAAAAGCATTTCCTCAATTACCAAAAAGTTATCGTTTCTTTTTAGAAACGGTTCGCATTGGATTTGAATCCGGTGAAATTCCGTATCCAAAAAATGAATATCCTGCCATCGCGCGATTGATGTGGAGTTGGATGTATGGAGTGATTGTTTTGGATATGACTGGAATGCTTCGAAAAAGAAAAGGTTCAGGAAACCCCATTGAAGAAGGGATTTCCTATTTCCAAAAACTTTTGAGTAAAAAAGAAATCTAA
- a CDS encoding lysophospholipid acyltransferase family protein, whose amino-acid sequence MFYYVGRSIGFVLMWIVVKPMRLKYGHKKVEIQNDHILRKLNGKSAILISNHIKPRNKFLKAITMPYDAFVIRGVLKRYGIYTTALTSYDSGVSNKGKKRKWLHRKEQLVKGIVKSIDLIPLNRSESDPTTIKDFKRRIGRGNLGIGIFPEGTWYRGFRKSRKLYPGMVVLSKRYNLPIIPLYLDAYNLNKPIRLSVGNPIWEVTDAPETISYIRSELIRLKDKGTSVTISDTTKEMLEDENDGLKISPVG is encoded by the coding sequence ATGTTCTATTATGTAGGAAGATCAATTGGATTTGTGCTGATGTGGATTGTTGTGAAACCAATGCGTTTGAAGTACGGACACAAAAAAGTTGAAATTCAAAACGACCATATCTTACGCAAGTTAAATGGAAAATCCGCCATTTTGATTTCAAACCACATCAAACCAAGAAATAAGTTTTTAAAAGCAATTACAATGCCTTATGATGCCTTCGTGATTCGAGGGGTTCTCAAACGATATGGAATTTATACAACTGCACTTACTAGTTACGATTCTGGTGTTTCCAACAAAGGGAAAAAAAGAAAATGGTTACATAGAAAAGAACAATTGGTGAAAGGAATTGTAAAGTCCATTGATTTGATTCCACTCAACAGAAGTGAGTCTGATCCAACAACAATCAAAGACTTTAAACGAAGGATTGGACGTGGCAATTTAGGAATTGGTATTTTTCCAGAAGGAACTTGGTACCGAGGATTTCGTAAAAGTCGAAAATTATATCCGGGTATGGTTGTTTTGAGTAAACGATACAATTTACCAATCATTCCATTGTATCTTGATGCTTATAATTTGAATAAACCCATTCGATTGTCCGTTGGAAATCCAATTTGGGAAGTAACAGATGCGCCCGAAACCATTAGTTATATCCGAAGTGAACTCATTCGGTTGAAAGATAAAGGAACTTCTGTTACGATATCTGATACAACCAAAGAAATGTTAGAAGATGAAAATGATGGGTTAAAAATCTCACCAGTAGGTTAG